The following proteins are co-located in the Alcaligenes faecalis genome:
- the paaX gene encoding phenylacetic acid degradation operon negative regulatory protein PaaX has translation MSELSYSDLAQWATHHLEHRPPRAKSLVMTLFGDVIRPHGGKLWLGSLIQLLAPFGISDRLVRTSVYRLAEEGWLSAQREGRRSQYTLRPEASQRFEHAYQRIYTPTYLAWDGQWTLIFSMPSLMMNSKQRADLRKELLWEGFCALSPTAFLHPNPDHTILDYILQATQAQSLVYVAKLEPSQLPQTRPLSQLIQDSWDLAQVASGYGQFIQRFAPALSMLEAGQDYNDELAFVIRTLLIHEFRRIQLHDPQLPIELLPAGWAGKQAYELCRDVYRLVCAKAERYILSTLRAEDEQAPEAAAYFYERFDGLPVPSESQT, from the coding sequence TCTGGAACACCGCCCTCCCCGTGCCAAGTCCCTGGTCATGACCTTGTTTGGCGACGTGATTCGCCCCCATGGCGGCAAACTCTGGCTAGGCAGCCTGATTCAGTTGCTGGCCCCTTTCGGAATCAGCGACCGGTTGGTGCGCACCAGTGTGTACCGACTGGCCGAGGAAGGTTGGCTAAGCGCACAACGCGAGGGCCGACGCAGTCAATACACCCTGCGTCCCGAAGCCAGCCAACGCTTCGAGCACGCATACCAACGCATTTACACCCCAACTTATCTGGCCTGGGATGGGCAATGGACGCTGATCTTCAGCATGCCCAGCCTGATGATGAACTCCAAGCAACGCGCCGACCTGCGCAAGGAGCTGCTGTGGGAAGGGTTTTGCGCCCTGTCACCCACCGCCTTCCTGCACCCAAATCCGGATCACACCATTCTGGATTACATCTTGCAGGCTACCCAGGCTCAATCACTGGTCTATGTGGCGAAGCTGGAACCCTCTCAACTTCCCCAAACCCGCCCCCTGTCTCAACTGATTCAGGACAGTTGGGATCTGGCCCAGGTGGCCAGCGGCTACGGACAGTTCATTCAGCGTTTTGCGCCTGCTTTGAGCATGCTGGAAGCGGGGCAGGACTACAACGACGAGCTTGCCTTTGTGATTCGTACCCTGTTGATTCACGAGTTTCGCCGTATCCAGTTGCACGACCCCCAACTACCCATTGAGCTGCTGCCCGCGGGCTGGGCTGGCAAACAGGCGTATGAGCTATGTCGGGATGTGTATCGCTTGGTGTGCGCCAAAGCCGAACGCTATATTCTGTCCACCTTGCGGGCCGAAGACGAGCAGGCACCTGAAGCGGCAGCCTACTTTTATGAACGCTTTGACGGTCTGCCGGTTCCATCCGAGAGTCAAACCTAA